From the Entomomonas sp. E2T0 genome, one window contains:
- the eutC gene encoding ethanolamine ammonia-lyase subunit EutC: protein MDQKQIDALVREVMSKLDVKGNSTSFTTTQNVGQASNNVTNEAVESCSIDLGSQEAKQWIGVQHPHNLEVLQALKNNTASRVGSGRTGVRPRTNSLLRFLADHSRSKDTVLKEVPSEWVQKQGLLELQSEVHDKDQYLTRPDMGRILSDDSVKILLEKCKKNPQVQVVVSDGLSTDAILANYEEILPPLLAGLQSAGLDVGTPFFVRYGRVKIEDQIGEVLGAKTVVMLVGERPGLGQSESLSCYAIYSPTVADSVEADRTCISNIHRAGTPPVEAAAVIVDLVKRMLDKKASGIGLTR from the coding sequence ATGGATCAAAAACAAATTGATGCGCTTGTTCGAGAAGTAATGAGCAAACTTGATGTGAAAGGTAATAGCACATCTTTTACTACCACTCAAAATGTTGGGCAGGCTAGTAATAATGTGACTAATGAAGCGGTTGAAAGTTGCTCTATTGACTTAGGTTCTCAGGAAGCTAAACAATGGATTGGTGTACAACACCCTCATAATCTAGAAGTGTTACAAGCGTTAAAAAACAATACTGCATCACGTGTTGGTTCTGGTCGTACAGGTGTTAGACCTAGGACAAATTCATTACTACGTTTTTTAGCTGATCACTCTCGCTCAAAAGATACAGTACTTAAAGAAGTACCTTCTGAGTGGGTACAAAAACAAGGTTTATTAGAGTTACAATCTGAAGTTCACGATAAAGATCAATACTTAACCCGTCCTGATATGGGTCGTATTTTAAGTGATGATTCTGTTAAAATTTTACTTGAGAAATGCAAAAAAAATCCTCAAGTACAAGTAGTGGTTTCAGATGGTTTATCTACTGATGCTATCCTTGCTAACTATGAGGAAATTCTACCTCCTCTACTAGCTGGTTTACAAAGTGCTGGTTTAGATGTAGGTACTCCATTTTTCGTCCGTTATGGCCGAGTAAAAATTGAAGACCAAATTGGTGAAGTACTAGGCGCTAAAACAGTTGTTATGTTAGTGGGTGAAAGACCAGGTTTAGGCCAGTCAGAAAGTTTATCTTGTTATGCTATTTATAGCCCAACTGTAGCTGACTCTGTTGAAGCGGATAGAACTTGTATCTCAAATATTCACCGTGCAGGTACTCCACCTGTAGAAGCAGCAGCAGTTATTGTTGATTTAGTTAAACGTATGCTAGATAAGAAAGCGTCTGGCATTGGCTTAACCCGTTAA
- the eutL gene encoding ethanolamine utilization microcompartment protein EutL — protein sequence MPTLDLIRPSVKAVRLIASLQEDFRKELKLPDHIRSLGLITADSDDVTYIAADEATKQAQVQVVYGRSLYAGAANAPSPTAGEVLIMLGGPNPAEVRAGLNAMIATIEDGPAFQWANDQEDTAFLAHVVSRTGSYLSEMANIPLGDPIAYLVAPPLEATFGIDAALKAAEVDLVCYVPPPSETNYSAAFLRGSQAACKSACDAFAEAVLEVGRNPIQS from the coding sequence ATGCCTACATTAGACCTAATAAGACCCAGTGTTAAAGCCGTTAGATTAATTGCTTCACTGCAAGAAGATTTTCGCAAAGAGCTAAAACTACCCGATCATATCCGTAGTTTAGGTTTAATCACAGCTGACTCTGATGACGTGACTTATATTGCAGCAGATGAAGCGACCAAACAAGCTCAAGTACAAGTGGTATATGGTCGCTCATTATACGCAGGTGCTGCAAATGCTCCATCACCAACTGCTGGAGAAGTATTAATCATGTTAGGTGGTCCTAATCCTGCTGAAGTTCGTGCAGGTTTAAACGCGATGATTGCTACTATTGAAGATGGCCCAGCGTTCCAATGGGCAAACGACCAAGAAGATACTGCTTTCTTAGCGCATGTAGTATCACGCACTGGTTCTTACCTTTCGGAAATGGCTAACATTCCACTAGGCGATCCTATTGCCTACTTGGTAGCACCACCACTAGAAGCTACTTTTGGAATTGATGCTGCATTAAAAGCAGCTGAAGTTGACTTAGTTTGTTATGTACCACCTCCATCTGAAACCAACTATTCAGCGGCATTTTTGAGAGGTAGCCAAGCTGCCTGTAAATCTGCTTGTGATGCATTTGCTGAAGCAGTTTTAGAAGTAGGTCGTAATCCTATCCAATCTTAG
- a CDS encoding BMC domain-containing protein, with translation MINALGLLEVSGLTASIEAADAMLKAAQVRLISQTVTPPGMITLVIEGDLAACRAALDAGSAAASRLGQVIIRKEIGRPETDTEWFVLNLQQPQTAVSEAKAPTTKPVAPKVVTPATEVAVTKATPKAAPEKAAKPVVETTTELKVTESDEINEVALIKLIAKHPQGRNLTDLMNHFNVSKTEISALLKNCVGDGKLRRKGNRYYIIEAKK, from the coding sequence ATGATAAACGCATTAGGACTGTTGGAGGTAAGCGGCTTAACCGCCAGCATTGAAGCTGCCGATGCAATGCTGAAGGCAGCTCAAGTGCGTCTAATCAGTCAAACCGTAACCCCGCCTGGGATGATTACTTTAGTGATTGAAGGCGATTTAGCTGCTTGCCGTGCTGCATTGGATGCAGGCTCAGCAGCAGCCAGTCGTTTAGGCCAAGTTATTATACGTAAAGAGATAGGCCGTCCAGAAACAGATACAGAATGGTTTGTTCTTAATCTTCAACAACCACAAACTGCTGTTAGTGAAGCTAAAGCGCCAACAACTAAACCTGTTGCGCCTAAAGTAGTAACACCTGCTACAGAAGTCGCAGTGACCAAAGCTACGCCTAAAGCAGCGCCAGAGAAAGCTGCTAAGCCAGTAGTTGAAACAACTACTGAACTTAAAGTTACCGAATCTGATGAGATAAATGAAGTAGCGCTTATCAAGCTTATTGCCAAACATCCACAAGGCCGTAATTTAACTGATCTTATGAACCATTTTAATGTTTCTAAGACAGAAATTAGTGCGTTGTTAAAAAATTGTGTTGGTGATGGTAAATTACGTCGAAAAGGTAATCGCTACTATATCATTGAGGCTAAAAAATGA
- a CDS encoding 4Fe-4S dicluster domain-containing protein codes for MITEIDAATIRQRVQQAGIVGAGGAGFPTHVKLNAEAEIYLVNGAECEPLLKVDQQLAARQADDLVRGLQYAMKATGAKEGIIALKAKYQEAITQLEPLLPANIRLHILEDIYPAGDEVITIWLATGRRVPPAALPLSVGVVVNNVQTLINVAYAVENETPVTDRTLTVNGMVKQPITLTVPLGTTLKQVLDLAGGPTISNPAFINGGPMMGALVESLDEPVTKTTGGLLVLPDDHLLIRRRKQNMQSVVAMARTVCEQCCLCTELCPRHLIGHELPPHLIVRAVNYQKADEASILLSALTCSECGICEAYACPVDISPMRLNQALKKQFREQGGRYEGELRPADPMARYRLLPIKRLISRLDLDKVNHKAPWFDTSWQPIKVTLPVRQHIGAPAKPVIQVGDKVTKGQLLAEMAEGQLGVPLHASITGFVQHIDDQNIVIAQES; via the coding sequence ATGATTACTGAAATTGATGCTGCCACCATACGGCAACGTGTACAACAAGCAGGTATTGTTGGTGCTGGTGGCGCAGGTTTCCCTACACATGTTAAATTAAACGCTGAAGCTGAAATTTATTTAGTGAATGGTGCTGAATGCGAACCTTTATTAAAAGTAGATCAACAACTAGCTGCTCGGCAAGCTGATGATCTAGTCCGTGGTTTGCAATATGCCATGAAAGCTACAGGTGCTAAAGAAGGTATTATTGCTTTAAAAGCTAAATATCAAGAAGCTATTACTCAACTTGAACCTTTATTACCTGCTAATATTCGTTTACATATATTAGAAGATATTTACCCAGCTGGTGATGAAGTTATTACCATTTGGTTAGCAACAGGTCGTAGAGTACCTCCTGCTGCCCTACCCTTATCAGTAGGTGTGGTAGTAAATAATGTACAAACATTAATCAATGTTGCCTATGCCGTAGAAAATGAAACACCTGTAACAGACCGTACTTTAACCGTCAACGGTATGGTTAAACAACCTATTACTCTAACCGTACCTTTAGGTACTACCCTAAAGCAAGTTTTAGATTTAGCAGGTGGCCCCACTATTAGTAATCCTGCCTTTATTAATGGTGGCCCTATGATGGGGGCATTAGTAGAATCATTAGATGAACCTGTTACTAAAACAACAGGTGGCTTATTGGTATTACCTGATGATCACTTATTGATTCGCCGTCGTAAGCAAAATATGCAAAGTGTGGTAGCGATGGCCAGAACAGTATGTGAACAATGTTGTTTATGTACAGAACTATGCCCACGTCATTTAATTGGGCATGAATTACCTCCTCACTTAATTGTACGTGCAGTTAATTATCAAAAAGCTGACGAGGCCTCTATTCTACTATCAGCACTTACCTGCTCAGAATGTGGTATTTGTGAAGCCTATGCCTGCCCTGTTGATATTTCACCTATGCGTTTGAATCAAGCCTTAAAGAAACAATTCCGTGAACAAGGTGGTCGCTATGAAGGTGAACTTCGTCCAGCAGATCCAATGGCACGTTATCGTCTATTACCTATTAAGCGCCTTATCAGCCGCTTAGATTTAGATAAGGTCAACCATAAAGCACCTTGGTTTGATACCAGTTGGCAACCTATCAAGGTAACTTTGCCCGTTAGACAACATATTGGCGCACCTGCAAAACCAGTTATTCAAGTAGGTGATAAAGTAACCAAAGGGCAATTATTAGCAGAGATGGCAGAGGGACAACTTGGTGTACCTCTTCACGCTAGTATTACAGGCTTTGTACAACACATTGATGACCAAAATATTGTTATTGCTCAGGAGTCATAA
- a CDS encoding ethanolamine ammonia-lyase subunit EutB gives MKLKTQLFGQSYQFKDVKEVLAKANEPRSGDELAGVAATSSQERVAAKQVLSEMTIADVRMNPVVPYEEDCVTRLIQDNVNETSYNSIKNWTIGELREYILCDDTTNDDIAFLRKGITSEVVAAVAKICSNGDLIYGAKKIPVVKRANNTIGLPGHFAARLQPNDTRDNVKSIEAQIYEGLSYGSGDAVIGVNPVTDDVENLRRVLDTIYEVIDKFKIPTQGCVLGHVSTQMEAIRKGAPGGLIFQSICGSEKGLKEFGISLEMLNEAQAIGREYNRIAGSNFFYFETGQGSALSANAHYGADQVTMEARNYGLARHYDPFMVNTVVGFIGPEYLYDGRQIMRAGLEDHFMGKLSGISMGCDCCYTNHANADQNVNETLSILLASAGCNFIIGMPLGDDIMLNYQTSAFHDTAMIRQLLNLRPSPEFERWLESMGIMSNGRLTSAAGDASLFF, from the coding sequence ATGAAACTTAAAACCCAGCTTTTTGGTCAAAGCTATCAATTTAAAGATGTTAAAGAAGTTTTAGCAAAAGCTAATGAGCCACGCTCTGGCGACGAGTTGGCAGGTGTTGCTGCCACATCATCACAAGAACGTGTGGCGGCAAAGCAAGTGCTATCTGAAATGACTATTGCAGATGTTCGTATGAATCCAGTGGTTCCATATGAAGAGGACTGTGTTACTCGCCTTATTCAAGACAATGTGAATGAGACGTCTTATAACAGTATCAAAAATTGGACCATTGGTGAGTTACGTGAGTATATTCTCTGTGATGACACCACTAACGATGATATCGCTTTCTTACGTAAAGGTATAACATCTGAAGTAGTTGCGGCAGTTGCTAAAATATGCTCTAACGGTGACTTAATCTATGGTGCAAAAAAAATCCCTGTAGTAAAAAGAGCTAATAACACTATCGGCTTACCAGGCCATTTTGCTGCTCGTTTACAACCTAATGATACTCGTGACAATGTTAAAAGTATTGAAGCGCAGATTTATGAAGGTTTATCCTATGGTTCAGGTGATGCCGTAATTGGTGTAAACCCTGTAACGGACGATGTGGAAAACTTACGTCGTGTTTTAGATACCATCTATGAAGTTATTGATAAATTTAAAATCCCTACCCAAGGCTGTGTTTTAGGTCATGTTAGCACTCAAATGGAAGCTATTCGTAAAGGTGCTCCCGGTGGTTTAATCTTCCAAAGTATTTGTGGTAGCGAAAAAGGCTTAAAAGAATTTGGTATTAGCCTAGAAATGTTAAATGAAGCACAAGCAATTGGTAGAGAATATAATCGTATTGCTGGTAGTAACTTCTTCTACTTTGAAACAGGCCAAGGCTCTGCTCTTTCTGCAAATGCCCACTATGGTGCTGACCAAGTAACCATGGAAGCTCGTAACTATGGACTGGCTCGTCACTATGATCCTTTTATGGTGAACACCGTGGTTGGTTTTATTGGCCCTGAGTATCTCTACGATGGTCGTCAAATTATGCGCGCAGGTTTAGAAGATCACTTTATGGGTAAATTAAGTGGTATTTCTATGGGTTGTGACTGCTGTTATACCAATCATGCCAATGCAGATCAAAATGTTAATGAAACACTTTCTATCTTATTAGCATCTGCTGGCTGTAACTTTATTATTGGTATGCCTTTAGGTGATGATATTATGCTTAACTATCAAACCTCTGCGTTCCATGATACTGCTATGATACGTCAATTACTAAACCTACGCCCTTCTCCTGAGTTTGAACGTTGGTTAGAAAGCATGGGTATTATGAGTAACGGTCGTTTAACCAGTGCTGCTGGTGACGCTTCACTATTCTTCTAA